From one Nycticebus coucang isolate mNycCou1 chromosome 14, mNycCou1.pri, whole genome shotgun sequence genomic stretch:
- the MISFA gene encoding putative transmembrane protein SPTY2D1OS: MIVLGWMLFVGLACYLGTFPELTPPTLKWKERWPVQESKARLRSQALDEDLPQNDVERI; this comes from the exons ATGATTGTGCTTGGCTGGATGCTTTTTGTTGGACTCGCATGTTACTTGGGCACATTTCCAGAGCTGACG cctccaacTCTGAAGTGGAAAGAGAGGTGGCCTGTTCAGGAGAGCAAGGCACGACTGAGGAGCCAGGCTTTGGATGAAGATCTGCCACA GAACGATGTGGAAAGGATATAA